A DNA window from Halomonas zincidurans B6 contains the following coding sequences:
- a CDS encoding DEAD/DEAH box helicase, whose amino-acid sequence MSFASLGLCAPLMTAVAEQGYDTPSPIQARAIPAVLEGRDVMAAAQTGTGKTAGFTLPLLERLKSGERARPRQVRALVLTPTRELAAQVGESVATYGKHLPLSSAVIFGGVKANPQIDALRRGVDVLIATPGRLLDLFGQKAVSFDQLEVLILDEADRMLDMGFIHDIRKILKVLPAKRQTLMFSATFSNEIRQLAKGLVNDPVEISVTPRNAAATTVTQWVCPVDKQRKPALLSHLIQQREWHQVLVFTRTKHGANKLTRYLEGAGIEAAAIHGNKSQNARTKALSGFKSGEIRVLVATDIAARGLDIDQLPQVVNFELPNVAEDYVHRIGRTGRAGASGQAVSLVSSDESKELAGIERLIKQSLTRTPIAGFEPGQPGSAAEEPAADERPRQPRNDNARRGTRKPAGQPPRNSDKPAGERRRRRGGRGRGRSANQGE is encoded by the coding sequence ATGAGCTTTGCTTCCCTGGGACTTTGTGCCCCGTTGATGACCGCCGTGGCCGAACAGGGCTACGACACCCCCTCGCCGATCCAGGCCAGGGCGATCCCCGCCGTGCTCGAAGGCCGCGACGTGATGGCCGCCGCCCAGACCGGCACCGGCAAGACCGCCGGTTTCACCCTGCCGCTGCTCGAGCGGCTCAAGAGCGGCGAACGCGCGCGTCCGCGCCAGGTGCGCGCGCTGGTGCTCACCCCGACCCGCGAACTGGCCGCCCAGGTCGGCGAGAGCGTCGCCACCTACGGCAAGCATCTGCCGCTGAGCTCGGCGGTGATCTTCGGCGGGGTCAAGGCCAACCCGCAGATCGACGCGCTGCGCCGCGGCGTCGACGTATTGATCGCCACCCCCGGCCGGCTGCTCGACCTGTTCGGCCAGAAGGCGGTGTCGTTCGACCAGCTCGAAGTGCTGATCCTCGATGAAGCCGACCGCATGCTCGACATGGGCTTCATCCACGACATCCGCAAGATCCTCAAGGTGTTGCCCGCCAAGCGCCAGACGCTGATGTTCTCGGCGACCTTCTCCAACGAGATCCGCCAGCTCGCCAAGGGCCTGGTCAACGACCCGGTGGAGATCTCGGTGACCCCGCGCAACGCCGCCGCGACCACCGTGACCCAGTGGGTCTGCCCGGTGGACAAACAGCGCAAGCCGGCGCTGCTCAGCCACCTGATCCAGCAGCGCGAGTGGCACCAGGTGCTGGTCTTCACCCGCACCAAGCACGGCGCCAACAAGCTGACCCGCTATCTGGAGGGCGCCGGCATCGAGGCCGCGGCGATCCACGGCAACAAGAGCCAGAACGCCCGTACCAAGGCGCTCAGCGGCTTCAAGTCCGGCGAGATCCGGGTGCTGGTCGCCACCGACATCGCCGCTCGCGGACTGGATATCGATCAGTTGCCCCAGGTGGTCAACTTCGAGCTGCCCAATGTCGCCGAGGACTACGTCCACCGCATCGGCCGCACCGGACGCGCCGGCGCCAGCGGCCAGGCCGTGTCGCTGGTTTCCAGCGACGAGAGCAAGGAACTCGCCGGCATCGAGCGGCTGATCAAGCAGAGCCTGACCCGCACGCCGATCGCCGGCTTCGAGCCGGGCCAGCCGGGTAGCGCGGCGGAAGAGCCGGCCGCGGACGAACGCCCGCGCCAGCCTCGCAACGACAATGCCCGTCGCGGCACCCGCAAGCCCGCCGGGCAACCCCCCCGCAACAGCGACAAGCCGGCCGGCGAGCGCCGCCGACGCCGGGGCGGTCGCGGCCGTGGACGCAGCGCCAACCAGGGCGAGTAA
- a CDS encoding TSUP family transporter, whose protein sequence is MSLLIALVFFAIVFLTALLSGIFGMAGGLLLLWFLLLALPASVAIVVHGVIQLCSNASRAWFSRHYINARIVAVIASGGALSAIALALIGYHPNTTIVSLLIGVMPILVWIPKAWFHFDAARPSHAFGCGIVAGGLTIAAGVSGPTIDLFFIRTAMDRRQIVATKAAVQVIAHAIKIVFYAGSALALSGEQWGVVALAVPFAILGTRAGNGMLRRLTDANFRYWTRWIVTVIGGFYLLQGLLL, encoded by the coding sequence GTGTCTTTATTGATCGCCCTGGTGTTCTTCGCCATCGTCTTTCTGACCGCCCTGCTGTCCGGCATCTTCGGTATGGCCGGCGGTCTGCTCCTGCTGTGGTTCCTGCTGCTAGCGCTGCCGGCGAGCGTGGCGATCGTCGTCCACGGGGTCATCCAGCTGTGCTCGAACGCCTCGCGGGCGTGGTTCTCGCGCCACTACATCAATGCGCGGATCGTCGCGGTCATCGCCTCGGGTGGGGCGCTGTCGGCGATCGCGCTGGCGCTGATCGGCTATCACCCCAATACGACGATCGTCTCGTTGTTGATCGGCGTGATGCCGATCCTGGTATGGATCCCCAAGGCCTGGTTCCATTTCGATGCGGCGCGGCCGAGCCACGCCTTCGGCTGCGGCATCGTCGCCGGCGGGCTGACCATCGCCGCCGGCGTCTCGGGGCCGACTATCGATCTGTTCTTCATCCGTACCGCCATGGACCGGCGTCAGATCGTCGCCACCAAGGCGGCGGTCCAGGTGATTGCGCACGCCATCAAGATCGTCTTCTATGCCGGCTCGGCACTCGCCCTGAGTGGCGAGCAATGGGGCGTGGTGGCGTTGGCGGTACCGTTCGCGATCCTCGGCACACGTGCCGGCAACGGCATGCTGCGGCGGCTGACCGATGCCAATTTCCGCTACTGGACGCGCTGGATCGTCACCGTGATCGGTGGCTTCTATCTCCTGCAGGGCTTGCTGCTCTGA
- a CDS encoding ArnT family glycosyltransferase has product MLRTLSTRLSSWPGIGTWQSGLLLTLIIAVVAVVIRVNYLPLMPIDETRYLSVAWEMWQNNSFLVPHLNGEPYPDKPPLLFWLIQSAWALFGTSDVVARLTIPAVGLLTFPLLVAIQREWPEQQAPGMRWAPPVLLAMTMWFVYMPLSMFDILQTTCLLIATLGWVRYVHRAERRWLVLAGFGLGLALLAKGPVVLIYWLPLTLSTRFWRPDGVTIGARHYWAILPATLLGAAVVLAWAIPAAITGSPEYAQAIFWGQSAGRVTNAFAHARPWYWYLPLLPLLTLPWPTVWLWRRPLASGSLERFALWGCLPPLVILSLVSGKQVHYLMPALPFLAIWVAGQIERHPPRRTWLYRLLLLVLAGLMLALPEIALRFYPLAPLPNAVRLTALVPLALIVGLSLHPRRVIMTLAWPLSLLALLIGLSPALARYYDVTPFAREIGYQQQQGVPVAYVGDYANQFRFLGRLTQDMTVIDSDEVIAWSADHPQGALIEVVDTLSPAQRAGALFSQPYRGSFLVLMPSARHGLLDR; this is encoded by the coding sequence ATGCTTCGAACGCTATCCACTCGCCTGTCGTCATGGCCAGGTATCGGTACCTGGCAATCGGGCCTTTTGCTGACCCTGATCATCGCCGTCGTGGCCGTCGTCATCCGCGTCAACTACCTGCCGCTGATGCCCATCGACGAGACGCGCTATCTGTCGGTGGCCTGGGAGATGTGGCAGAACAACAGCTTTCTGGTCCCGCATCTCAACGGCGAGCCCTACCCCGACAAGCCGCCACTGCTGTTCTGGTTGATCCAGTCCGCCTGGGCACTGTTCGGCACCAGTGATGTCGTGGCTCGCCTGACGATTCCGGCCGTCGGCCTGCTGACCTTCCCGCTGCTGGTGGCCATCCAGCGCGAATGGCCCGAGCAGCAGGCACCGGGCATGCGCTGGGCCCCGCCGGTGCTGCTGGCCATGACCATGTGGTTCGTCTACATGCCACTGAGCATGTTCGACATCCTGCAGACCACCTGTTTGCTGATCGCGACGCTGGGCTGGGTGCGCTACGTGCATCGCGCCGAGCGGCGCTGGCTCGTTCTGGCCGGCTTCGGCCTGGGCCTGGCCCTGCTCGCCAAGGGGCCGGTGGTGCTGATCTACTGGTTGCCGCTGACCCTGAGCACCCGCTTCTGGCGCCCCGACGGCGTGACGATCGGCGCCCGCCACTATTGGGCGATCCTGCCGGCCACCCTGCTCGGTGCCGCCGTGGTGCTCGCCTGGGCGATTCCCGCCGCGATTACCGGCAGCCCCGAGTATGCCCAGGCGATCTTCTGGGGCCAGTCCGCCGGCCGTGTGACCAACGCCTTCGCTCATGCCCGCCCCTGGTACTGGTATCTGCCGTTGCTGCCGTTGCTGACCCTGCCCTGGCCAACCGTCTGGCTGTGGCGACGTCCGCTGGCAAGCGGCTCGCTCGAGCGCTTCGCCCTGTGGGGCTGCCTGCCGCCACTGGTGATTCTGAGCCTGGTCAGCGGCAAGCAGGTCCACTACCTGATGCCGGCCCTGCCCTTCCTGGCGATCTGGGTGGCCGGTCAGATCGAGCGGCACCCGCCCCGGCGCACCTGGCTCTACCGCCTTCTGCTGCTGGTGCTCGCCGGCCTGATGCTCGCCCTGCCCGAGATCGCCCTGCGCTTCTATCCGCTGGCACCATTGCCCAATGCCGTGCGCCTGACGGCACTGGTGCCGCTGGCTCTCATCGTCGGGCTGAGCCTGCATCCCCGGCGAGTGATCATGACGCTGGCCTGGCCGCTCAGCCTGCTGGCCCTGCTGATCGGCCTGTCCCCGGCGCTGGCTCGCTATTACGATGTCACACCGTTCGCCCGCGAGATCGGCTATCAGCAACAGCAGGGCGTGCCCGTCGCCTATGTCGGCGACTACGCCAACCAGTTCCGCTTCCTGGGTCGCCTCACCCAGGACATGACCGTGATCGACTCCGACGAGGTTATCGCCTGGAGTGCCGATCATCCACAAGGCGCGCTGATCGAGGTGGTGGATACGCTTTCGCCCGCCCAGCGCGCCGGGGCGTTGTTCAGCCAGCCCTACCGGGGCAGCTTCCTGGTACTGATGCCTAGCGCCCGGCACGGCCTGCTCGACCGCTGA
- a CDS encoding AraC family transcriptional regulator, with the protein MHSTAHPIEALHEAAPIADLGRRMAALIAPLVDGEGFMTTRMPGVELFTSCGQPRTPLIYDPCLIVVAQGGKVGYLEDRVIHYGAGNYLIQALPLPFECETLASPEQPLLGVMVRLDRVMLGELARALPAIHGDGESPSPMAAVTMNQTMGDNVLRLLECLHDPLLADTLGGGRIREVVFEALRGPQGDSLRRLIRVSGKYAQIADALAFLHQHYTQPLTVDALARQVNMSASHFHHHFKHTTRLAPMQYLKRLRLLKARALLGQQQHSVARAANTVGYQSASQFSRDYKRYFGMPPVSERRRAALG; encoded by the coding sequence ATGCATTCAACCGCCCATCCCATCGAGGCGCTGCACGAGGCAGCCCCGATTGCCGATCTTGGCCGACGCATGGCCGCGCTGATCGCCCCGCTGGTCGATGGCGAAGGATTCATGACGACGCGCATGCCCGGCGTGGAGCTATTCACCAGTTGCGGCCAGCCGCGCACGCCGCTGATCTACGACCCCTGCCTGATCGTCGTCGCCCAGGGCGGCAAGGTCGGCTATCTGGAGGACCGGGTGATCCATTACGGCGCCGGCAACTACCTGATCCAGGCGCTGCCGCTGCCCTTCGAGTGCGAGACCCTGGCCAGCCCCGAGCAGCCGTTGCTGGGGGTCATGGTGCGTCTCGACCGGGTAATGCTCGGCGAACTGGCCCGCGCGCTGCCCGCCATTCACGGCGACGGCGAAAGTCCCTCGCCGATGGCCGCGGTGACGATGAATCAGACGATGGGCGACAACGTGCTGCGCCTGCTGGAGTGCCTGCACGACCCGCTGCTCGCCGACACGCTGGGCGGCGGGCGCATCCGCGAAGTGGTCTTCGAGGCGCTGCGCGGCCCCCAGGGCGACTCGTTGCGGCGGCTGATCCGCGTGTCCGGCAAGTACGCCCAGATCGCCGATGCGCTGGCCTTCCTTCACCAGCATTATACCCAGCCATTGACGGTCGACGCGCTGGCCCGGCAGGTCAACATGAGCGCCTCGCACTTCCATCACCATTTCAAGCACACCACCCGGCTGGCGCCGATGCAATACTTAAAGCGCCTGCGGCTACTCAAGGCGCGAGCGCTGCTCGGCCAGCAACAGCACAGCGTGGCGCGCGCCGCCAACACGGTGGGCTATCAGAGCGCCTCGCAGTTCAGCCGCGACTACAAGCGCTACTTCGGCATGCCGCCGGTCAGCGAACGTCGCCGTGCGGCGCTCGGTTGA
- a CDS encoding NAD(P)-dependent alcohol dehydrogenase, with protein sequence MPQAKGYAAHSAESPLTPYAFERREPRADDVAIEILYCGVCHSDLHFARDDWGMASYPVVPGHEIVGRVTGVGSEVSNFKEGDLVGVGCMVDSCRHCQACNDGLEQYCAEGFVMTYGSPDRHDGSLTQGGYSDKVTVSERFVLRMPEGIDLKSAAPLLCAGITTYSPLKHYGVKPGHKVGVIGMGGLGHMGVKLAKAFGAEVTLFTRSQSKVDEARSNGADHVVVSTDEEQMAAIAETFDFMLDTVPVPHDVNPYLQALKYDGTHILVGQLQPLEPAVEGVNLIFRRRVLAGSLIGGIPETQEVLDFCAEKGIACDVEMIDIKDINTAWERMQKGDVRYRFVIDMASVKDAV encoded by the coding sequence ATGCCGCAAGCCAAGGGTTACGCCGCGCATTCCGCCGAATCCCCGTTGACACCTTACGCCTTCGAGCGCCGCGAGCCGCGAGCCGACGATGTCGCCATCGAGATTCTCTACTGCGGCGTCTGCCACAGCGACCTGCACTTCGCCCGCGACGACTGGGGCATGGCCTCCTACCCGGTGGTGCCGGGCCACGAGATCGTCGGTCGGGTGACCGGCGTGGGCAGCGAGGTGAGCAACTTCAAGGAGGGCGACCTGGTCGGCGTGGGTTGCATGGTCGACTCCTGCCGCCACTGTCAGGCCTGCAACGACGGTCTCGAGCAGTACTGCGCCGAAGGCTTCGTCATGACCTACGGCAGCCCCGACCGCCACGACGGCAGCCTGACCCAGGGCGGCTATTCCGACAAGGTGACGGTCAGCGAGCGCTTCGTGCTGCGCATGCCCGAGGGCATCGATCTCAAGTCCGCCGCGCCGCTGCTGTGCGCCGGCATCACCACCTACTCGCCGCTCAAGCACTACGGCGTCAAGCCGGGCCACAAGGTCGGCGTGATCGGCATGGGCGGCCTGGGTCACATGGGCGTCAAATTGGCCAAGGCCTTCGGCGCCGAGGTGACGCTGTTCACCCGCTCGCAGAGCAAGGTCGACGAGGCCCGGAGCAACGGCGCCGATCATGTCGTGGTCTCCACCGACGAGGAACAGATGGCGGCCATCGCCGAGACCTTCGACTTCATGCTCGACACCGTGCCGGTGCCGCACGACGTCAATCCTTACCTGCAGGCCCTGAAGTACGACGGCACGCATATCCTGGTCGGCCAGTTGCAGCCGCTCGAGCCCGCCGTCGAGGGGGTTAACCTGATCTTCCGGCGTCGCGTGCTGGCCGGTTCGCTGATCGGCGGCATCCCCGAGACCCAGGAGGTGCTCGACTTCTGCGCCGAGAAAGGCATTGCCTGCGATGTCGAGATGATCGACATCAAGGACATCAACACCGCCTGGGAGCGGATGCAGAAGGGCGACGTGCGCTATCGCTTCGTGATCGACATGGCATCCGTGAAGGACGCCGTCTGA
- a CDS encoding acyl-CoA thioesterase, producing the protein MTQALDGLVQLLGMETLEENLFRGHSQDLGFPQLFGGQVLGQALSAASQTVDPARRVHSLHGYFLLAGDPHHPVVYQVDRVRDGGSFATRRVSAIQHGKTIFFCSASFHIEESGFHHQPTRPPVATPDELIADGAQPERFAGHPIEFLHLPEASDGGTPQKRLWFRLAGELPDDATLHRYLLAYSSDFHLLTTSLIPHDSYFGDPRLRIASLDHALWFHRDVRINDWLLYAMDSPWAGGGRGFARGSIYDARGYLVASSAQEGLIRMRE; encoded by the coding sequence ATGACACAAGCACTCGACGGCCTGGTCCAGTTGCTGGGCATGGAAACGCTCGAGGAGAACCTGTTCCGCGGCCATAGCCAGGACCTGGGCTTTCCCCAGCTGTTCGGCGGTCAGGTGCTCGGCCAGGCGCTCTCGGCGGCCAGCCAGACGGTCGACCCGGCACGCCGTGTGCACTCCTTGCACGGCTATTTCCTGCTCGCCGGCGACCCCCATCACCCGGTGGTCTATCAGGTCGACCGGGTCCGCGACGGCGGCAGCTTCGCCACGCGCCGGGTCAGCGCGATCCAGCACGGCAAGACGATCTTCTTCTGCAGCGCCTCGTTTCATATCGAGGAAAGCGGTTTCCATCATCAGCCGACGCGTCCGCCGGTGGCCACCCCCGATGAGCTGATCGCCGACGGCGCCCAGCCCGAGCGCTTCGCCGGGCACCCAATCGAATTCTTGCACCTGCCCGAGGCAAGCGACGGCGGCACGCCGCAAAAGCGCTTGTGGTTTCGGCTCGCCGGCGAGCTGCCCGACGACGCCACCTTGCATCGCTACCTGCTCGCCTACAGCTCGGATTTCCACCTGCTGACCACCAGCCTGATCCCCCACGACAGCTATTTCGGCGACCCGCGGCTGCGCATCGCCAGTCTCGATCACGCGCTGTGGTTCCACCGCGACGTGCGCATCAACGACTGGCTGCTTTATGCCATGGACAGCCCCTGGGCCGGCGGCGGGCGCGGCTTCGCCCGCGGCAGCATCTACGACGCCCGGGGTTATCTGGTGGCTTCCAGCGCGCAGGAAGGACTGATCCGCATGCGTGAGTGA
- the tadA gene encoding tRNA adenosine(34) deaminase TadA, giving the protein MRSDSYYMHRALDQARAAQAAGEVPVGAVVVDAAGAIVGRGFNAPVGGHDPSAHAEIRALRDAAGRLANYRLDGCTLYVTLEPCMMCAGAIIHARLARVVYAAAEPRTGMVESRANLFAQPWFNHRVTVEGGLLAVQARRLLQAFFAERREAAGLAGDDHVEARFAGADGQRNADPERPG; this is encoded by the coding sequence ATGCGCAGCGACAGCTACTACATGCACCGTGCCCTCGACCAGGCCCGCGCCGCCCAGGCCGCCGGCGAGGTGCCGGTGGGCGCGGTGGTGGTCGATGCGGCGGGGGCGATCGTCGGGCGCGGCTTCAATGCGCCGGTCGGTGGCCACGATCCCAGCGCGCATGCCGAGATCCGTGCGCTGCGCGACGCCGCCGGGCGGCTCGCCAATTACCGGCTGGACGGCTGCACGCTCTACGTGACCCTCGAGCCGTGCATGATGTGCGCCGGGGCGATCATCCACGCGCGCCTGGCGCGGGTCGTCTACGCCGCCGCCGAGCCGCGTACCGGAATGGTCGAGTCGCGGGCCAATCTGTTCGCCCAGCCGTGGTTCAACCATCGCGTGACGGTGGAGGGCGGGCTGTTGGCGGTACAGGCGCGCCGCCTGTTGCAGGCGTTCTTCGCCGAGCGCCGTGAGGCCGCGGGGCTGGCTGGTGATGACCACGTAGAGGCGCGGTTCGCGGGCGCAGATGGCCAGCGAAACGCGGACCCCGAGCGCCCGGGGTAA
- the mltF gene encoding membrane-bound lytic murein transglycosylase MltF — protein MLQAFARHSRRLGLSMAGLVLLGWPALNPPPEAPLLDAIRARDFLQVDTRNTPTTYYQGRQGPTGFEFELVRRFAERLGVSLSLDSDGNIDDVLDAVRSGKADLGAAALPLDPTLPGIHFSRAIMTLQPLVVYRRGLPPVAEPGKLLGRSIGVIKGSGAGLVLRELQQDSLPGLSWKESADIEVADLLSLVENGELDVAVIYAHQFKLNRLFFPGVENGFLLGDPLSLAWALPADRGLGLLQRVNRFLDEMQADGTLAALSARYFGQDDYLEYVGARTFIQQANARLDTYKDEFLAAARKTGFDWKLLAALGYQESHWKPEATSPTGVRGLMMLTQSTAEQVGVTNRLDPAQSIDGGARYLKSVKQRLPEEIEEPDRTWMALAAYNVGLGHLYDAQKIAEMRGGDPYAWADVREALPLLQKRKWYSQVRYGYARGGEPVIYVRNIRRYYEILNYIERSQQQFFQLNQREPGADDGGLFDVVPPVL, from the coding sequence ATGCTTCAGGCTTTCGCCCGCCACTCGCGTCGATTGGGGCTCAGCATGGCAGGTCTCGTGCTGCTTGGCTGGCCGGCACTGAACCCGCCGCCCGAGGCTCCGCTGCTCGACGCCATTCGCGCCCGCGATTTTCTGCAGGTGGATACCCGCAACACCCCGACCACCTACTACCAAGGCCGCCAGGGGCCAACCGGCTTCGAGTTCGAGTTGGTCAGGCGCTTCGCCGAGCGGCTCGGCGTCAGCCTGTCGCTGGACAGCGATGGCAATATCGACGACGTGCTCGACGCCGTGCGCAGCGGCAAGGCCGACCTGGGCGCCGCGGCGCTGCCGCTCGACCCGACCCTGCCCGGCATCCACTTCAGCCGCGCGATCATGACCCTGCAGCCGCTGGTGGTGTATCGCCGCGGGTTGCCGCCGGTCGCCGAACCCGGCAAGCTGCTGGGCCGTTCGATCGGCGTGATCAAGGGCTCCGGCGCCGGCCTGGTGCTGCGCGAGCTGCAGCAGGACTCGCTGCCCGGGTTGAGCTGGAAGGAGTCGGCCGACATCGAGGTCGCCGATCTGCTCAGCCTGGTCGAGAACGGCGAGCTCGACGTGGCGGTGATCTACGCGCACCAGTTCAAGCTCAACCGGTTGTTCTTCCCCGGCGTCGAGAACGGCTTCTTGCTCGGCGATCCGCTGAGCCTGGCCTGGGCGCTGCCCGCCGATCGGGGGCTGGGTCTGCTGCAGCGCGTCAACCGCTTCCTGGACGAGATGCAGGCCGACGGTACGCTCGCCGCGCTCAGCGCGCGCTATTTCGGCCAGGACGATTATCTGGAATACGTTGGCGCGCGGACCTTCATCCAGCAGGCCAATGCGCGCCTGGACACCTACAAGGATGAGTTCCTCGCCGCCGCCCGCAAGACCGGCTTCGACTGGAAGCTGCTTGCCGCGCTGGGCTATCAGGAATCGCACTGGAAGCCCGAGGCGACCTCGCCGACCGGGGTACGCGGGCTGATGATGCTCACCCAGTCGACCGCCGAGCAGGTGGGCGTGACCAACCGGCTCGACCCGGCGCAGAGCATCGACGGCGGGGCGCGCTACCTGAAGAGCGTCAAGCAGCGCCTGCCGGAGGAGATCGAGGAGCCGGACCGCACCTGGATGGCGCTGGCCGCTTACAACGTCGGTCTCGGCCATCTCTACGACGCCCAGAAGATCGCCGAGATGCGTGGCGGCGATCCCTACGCCTGGGCCGACGTGCGCGAGGCCCTGCCGCTGCTGCAAAAGCGCAAATGGTATTCGCAGGTGCGCTATGGCTATGCCCGCGGCGGCGAACCGGTGATCTACGTGCGCAACATTCGCCGCTACTACGAGATCCTCAACTACATCGAACGCAGCCAGCAGCAGTTCTTCCAGCTCAATCAACGCGAACCCGGCGCGGACGACGGCGGCCTGTTCGACGTGGTGCCGCCGGTTTTGTGA